From Sporosarcina sp. 6E9, a single genomic window includes:
- a CDS encoding pseudouridine synthase gives MERLQKVMAQAGIASRRKSEELIVKGKVKVNGVVVTELGTRVSSTDQVEVEGIQIVKEENVYYLLYKPRGVISTANDDKGRKTVVDFFPHIEERIFPVGRLDYDTSGVIILTNDGDFSYLMTHPKFEIKKTYIAKVKGIPSRDNLRKLERGIELEDGMTAPANVKMQSMDKKAQTAIVEITIHEGRNRQVRRMFDAIGCPVDSLKREEFAILSTRGLNAGEARELTLHEVKQLRVLAETGKIG, from the coding sequence ATGGAAAGATTGCAAAAAGTGATGGCCCAAGCGGGAATTGCTTCTAGAAGAAAATCAGAGGAATTAATTGTTAAAGGGAAAGTGAAAGTAAATGGCGTCGTGGTAACTGAGTTAGGAACGCGCGTCTCATCGACCGATCAAGTCGAGGTAGAAGGAATTCAAATCGTTAAAGAAGAAAATGTTTATTATCTTCTCTATAAACCAAGAGGGGTTATTTCAACAGCGAATGATGATAAAGGTAGAAAAACCGTTGTAGATTTCTTCCCGCATATTGAAGAACGCATATTCCCGGTAGGGCGACTCGATTATGATACTTCGGGTGTAATCATCCTAACAAACGATGGGGATTTTTCTTATTTAATGACACATCCGAAATTCGAGATAAAGAAAACGTATATCGCGAAAGTAAAAGGAATCCCTTCTAGGGACAATTTACGCAAACTCGAACGCGGAATTGAACTTGAAGACGGAATGACGGCACCGGCAAATGTGAAAATGCAATCAATGGATAAGAAAGCGCAAACTGCAATTGTTGAAATAACGATTCATGAAGGCAGGAATCGGCAAGTTCGTCGCATGTTTGATGCAATCGGTTGTCCAGTCGATAGTTTGAAACGTGAAGAATTTGCAATTTTATCTACTCGAGGATTGAATGCTGGAGAAGCCAGAGAATTAACGTTACATGAAGTGAAGCAATTACGCGTACTTGCTGAAACAGGAAAAATTGGATAA
- the resA gene encoding thiol-disulfide oxidoreductase ResA codes for MSKNKRLAANRKKRLIIRTIVLLVLAVAIVFAIVTRDKVKVLAVGDVAPDFELVDLEGNKHRLSDYKGEGVFLNFWGSWCGPCKTEMPYMENQYKEFDGKGVHILAINIKDTRLKAETFRDQFGLTFPIARDPDESVRRAYNVMPLPTTILINKDGIIKDIITRGMSEDEIRSLMESIQPE; via the coding sequence ATGTCCAAAAATAAACGCCTAGCTGCAAATCGAAAAAAGCGGCTTATCATTCGGACAATCGTTCTTTTAGTCCTAGCAGTTGCAATTGTATTCGCAATTGTAACACGTGATAAAGTAAAAGTATTAGCTGTCGGAGATGTAGCACCTGATTTTGAACTTGTTGATCTAGAAGGGAATAAACATCGCCTATCTGATTATAAGGGAGAGGGAGTATTTCTTAACTTCTGGGGTTCCTGGTGCGGCCCGTGTAAAACAGAAATGCCTTATATGGAAAATCAGTATAAAGAGTTTGACGGCAAAGGTGTTCACATATTGGCAATCAATATAAAAGACACCCGTTTAAAGGCGGAAACATTCAGAGACCAATTTGGATTGACGTTTCCCATCGCCAGGGATCCAGACGAGAGTGTAAGGCGTGCATACAATGTCATGCCGCTTCCAACAACAATCCTAATTAATAAAGACGGGATTATTAAAGATATAATAACGAGGGGAATGTCGGAAGATGAGATTCGCTCATTAATGGAGAGCATTCAACCCGAATAA
- the scpB gene encoding SMC-Scp complex subunit ScpB: protein MDEGKFLQGMIESFLFIAGDEGLTIKQLTTVTEQSEVNVRQALASLLENYDGQVERGITLKKYGGSYRLVTKAEFADSIKRLLENPSPQLITKASLEVLAIIAYKQPVTRVEIDDLRGVKSEGPIHTLISRGLIMEMGRSEGTGRAILYGTTKLFLDRFGLESIEGLPPLTVEEDEDDGNTDLFMTQFQEAFSVENDGGGNTT, encoded by the coding sequence ATGGATGAAGGGAAATTTTTACAAGGAATGATTGAAAGTTTTTTATTTATAGCTGGTGATGAAGGGTTGACGATTAAGCAACTAACGACAGTCACCGAACAAAGTGAAGTAAATGTTAGGCAAGCACTGGCCAGCTTACTGGAAAATTATGATGGACAAGTTGAAAGAGGCATTACGTTAAAAAAGTATGGTGGTTCGTACAGGCTTGTTACAAAAGCGGAGTTTGCCGACAGTATTAAACGATTACTTGAAAATCCATCACCCCAGTTAATAACAAAGGCATCCCTTGAGGTGTTAGCCATTATCGCTTATAAACAACCCGTGACGCGTGTTGAAATCGATGATCTTCGTGGTGTTAAATCAGAAGGGCCAATACATACACTTATATCAAGGGGGTTAATCATGGAAATGGGCCGCTCGGAAGGTACGGGGCGAGCGATTTTATACGGTACGACAAAATTATTTTTGGATCGATTCGGGTTGGAGTCAATAGAAGGTTTGCCACCTCTAACAGTGGAAGAGGATGAAGATGACGGTAATACTGATTTATTTATGACACAATTTCAAGAAGCATTCAGTGTTGAAAATGATGGAGGAGGAAACACTACTTGA
- a CDS encoding D-alanyl-D-alanine carboxypeptidase family protein — MKRAIAIILFATFVLCTGGKEASARDAWVVIDAETGRLLSGSNEHVRLPIASLTKIWTAFTVLESGAPLGMTTISPEAASAEGSSIYLQQGVTADVEGLLYGLMLRSGNDAAYALAEHAGGSLDGFVDLMNENAIVFGLNDTVFTNPSGLHNEIHLSTAYDTALMMFHAMKNEKFKKIASTHTYNYELNNERYSWENKHRLVRSSDTAIAGKTGFTKVAGRTLVTYFEKDGKKIIVVTLNDGNDWNTHRELSENVFSNYSLVTVAKKGKYAILPGMEGELDKPIKLLLKKGEKNKVSHILRIPRGENKNSIGRWTVYFDNKPLKTSEILLTR, encoded by the coding sequence TTGAAACGTGCAATTGCAATAATTCTATTTGCAACATTCGTTTTATGTACAGGCGGAAAAGAAGCCAGTGCGCGTGATGCTTGGGTTGTAATTGATGCTGAAACGGGGAGATTGCTTTCTGGTTCGAATGAACATGTTCGTCTGCCTATTGCTAGTTTAACAAAAATATGGACAGCATTTACGGTTTTAGAAAGTGGTGCCCCACTTGGAATGACGACGATTTCACCGGAAGCTGCATCCGCTGAAGGATCGTCCATCTATTTACAACAGGGCGTGACGGCTGACGTTGAAGGACTTTTATATGGGCTAATGCTTCGGTCTGGGAATGACGCGGCTTATGCACTTGCTGAACATGCGGGCGGCTCGCTTGATGGGTTCGTTGACCTTATGAATGAAAATGCAATCGTCTTTGGACTTAACGATACGGTATTCACAAATCCATCTGGGCTACACAATGAAATACACTTATCAACTGCTTATGACACGGCTTTAATGATGTTTCATGCTATGAAAAATGAAAAATTCAAAAAAATTGCGTCAACTCATACTTATAATTATGAGCTAAATAATGAACGGTACAGTTGGGAAAATAAACATCGATTAGTGCGCTCTTCTGATACAGCGATTGCTGGTAAGACAGGTTTTACGAAAGTAGCAGGTCGAACACTAGTCACTTACTTCGAAAAAGACGGAAAAAAGATCATTGTTGTAACATTAAACGATGGGAACGATTGGAATACGCATCGCGAGTTATCAGAAAACGTTTTTTCGAACTATTCGTTAGTGACTGTTGCAAAGAAAGGTAAATATGCAATTCTTCCGGGTATGGAAGGGGAACTTGATAAACCAATTAAACTACTTTTGAAAAAAGGAGAAAAAAATAAAGTTTCACATATTCTCCGTATTCCTCGCGGGGAAAACAAAAATAGTATCGGCCGATGGACCGTCTACTTTGATAATAAGCCTTTGAAAACATCGGAAATACTACTAACTAGATAG
- a CDS encoding segregation/condensation protein A encodes MIYKVRLDAFEGPLDLLLHLINRLEIDIYDIPMSELTEQYMEHIQAMRVLRLDELSEYLVLAATLIEIKSKMLLPIHEGEDFGDDIDFDMEEDPRDELVARLIEYRKYKEAATSLKEAAENRLDFFTKSPSDFLKKSSGDLSQFGEIVSVGAEENLNVFDLIGAFQKMLDRNRLRAPLSASITKTELSVGEKMDEIMGRLVVNGGRCDFHSLFEAGDTGELVVTFMSILELMLRGDVNVEQSNNFANLIVTYVKDGEVSHG; translated from the coding sequence TTGATCTATAAAGTGCGGCTAGATGCTTTTGAAGGGCCGTTGGATTTATTATTACATTTAATCAATCGTTTAGAAATAGATATCTATGATATCCCTATGTCTGAATTGACCGAACAGTACATGGAGCATATCCAAGCGATGCGCGTGCTTCGACTAGACGAACTAAGTGAATATCTCGTTTTGGCTGCGACGCTGATTGAAATAAAGAGCAAAATGTTACTTCCAATCCATGAAGGCGAAGATTTTGGTGATGACATTGATTTCGATATGGAAGAAGATCCGCGTGATGAACTTGTGGCACGATTAATCGAGTACCGAAAGTATAAAGAAGCTGCTACAAGCCTAAAGGAAGCAGCGGAGAATCGATTGGACTTTTTCACGAAATCACCAAGTGATTTTCTCAAAAAATCATCAGGCGATCTTTCGCAGTTTGGTGAAATCGTTTCGGTGGGAGCGGAAGAGAATTTAAATGTATTCGATTTAATTGGCGCATTTCAAAAAATGCTAGATCGAAACCGACTAAGGGCACCTCTCTCTGCTAGTATAACCAAAACAGAGCTATCTGTCGGTGAAAAGATGGATGAAATAATGGGGCGACTGGTTGTTAATGGTGGCCGCTGTGATTTTCATTCACTCTTTGAAGCGGGAGATACTGGTGAACTTGTAGTCACCTTCATGTCAATACTTGAATTAATGTTAAGAGGTGACGTGAACGTCGAGCAAAGTAATAACTTTGCAAATCTAATTGTAACGTACGTGAAAGATGGTGAAGTATCCCATGGATGA
- a CDS encoding DUF309 domain-containing protein, whose protein sequence is MKPLYNPLFVKFIVYFNENQDFFECHEVLEEYWKDSPNRTKEHPLVGYILLATAMYHWRRGNTIGAGRSLKKAITRLEKVSQEHPGFSEGINIESLVKNSTCAYQQIEMERPFSSFPIEITSSEIQSLISQIKPTIDLLPYGSNDVIHKHMLRDRSDILIEQQKRKQRRI, encoded by the coding sequence ATGAAACCATTATATAATCCATTGTTTGTAAAGTTTATTGTTTATTTCAATGAGAATCAAGACTTTTTTGAATGTCATGAAGTTCTTGAGGAGTATTGGAAAGATTCACCCAATAGAACGAAAGAACATCCGCTTGTCGGATATATTCTACTAGCAACCGCAATGTATCATTGGCGGAGGGGAAATACAATTGGCGCCGGCCGGTCTTTAAAGAAAGCAATTACCAGACTTGAAAAAGTTAGCCAAGAGCATCCTGGATTTTCAGAAGGAATTAATATTGAAAGTTTAGTAAAAAATAGTACGTGTGCCTATCAACAAATTGAAATGGAAAGGCCATTTTCATCATTTCCAATTGAAATAACATCTTCCGAAATCCAATCCCTAATCAGCCAAATAAAACCAACAATAGACTTACTTCCATACGGAAGCAATGACGTCATTCATAAACATATGCTGAGGGATCGCTCGGATATTCTTATTGAACAACAAAAGCGTAAGCAAAGAAGGATATAG